Proteins encoded within one genomic window of Nilaparvata lugens isolate BPH chromosome 11, ASM1435652v1, whole genome shotgun sequence:
- the LOC111062130 gene encoding BCL-6 corepressor-like protein 1, with amino-acid sequence MRYLQVSIFLFALCSASLADKQDTKQTKRGLVGSLGYGHGLSGYDLGYGSYGGLGYAHGAEYGLGYSSLGYSGIKGYSGLGYSGLKGYSGLGYSGLGYSGLGYSGLGTYGAGYGYGYHQPITVNTISKKVAVPVPHPVPVTVTKPVPYPVPHPVPVDVPRAVHVEVPQPVPVTVEKPYPVAVEKPYPVAVPHAVPVAVPKPVPYTVPQPYPVYVEKPVPVAVPKPVVVKTPVAVHAAPAYSYPVGVASYPATYGSYGSYGYPATYGGYSSYPSSYGYGTPLVHGVASSYSLGHAVSTGYSGYHGAY; translated from the exons ATGCGTTACCTACAG GTTTCCATCTTCCTGTTCGCCCTGTGCTCTGCCAGCCTTGCAGACAAACAGGACACCAAACAAACCAAACGCGGTCTGGTTGGCTCACTAGGCTACGGACATGGTCTGTCAGGCTACGATCTGGGCTATGGAAGCTATGGAGGATTAGGCTATGCTCATGGAGCCGAGTATGGTCTGGGGTACTCTAGTCTGGGATACTCAGGAATCAAGGGCTACTCAGGTCTCGGATATTCAGGACTTAAGGGCTACTCAGGTCTGGGATACTCAGGTCTTGGATACTCAGGTCTAGGATACTCAGGTCTTGGAACCTATGGAGCAGGTTACGGTTACGGATACCATCAACCCATCACCGTGAACACCATCAGCAAGAAAGTAGCAGTTCCCGTTCCCCACCCAGTCCCTGTCACAGTTACCAAACCAGTTCCCTACCCAGTTCCTCACCCGGTTCCCGTGGATGTTCCACGTGCAGTCCATGTCGAGGTACCCCAACCCGTTCCAGTCACCGTTGAGAAGCCCTACCCAGTAGCAGTCGAAAAGCCATACCCGGTAGCCGTTCCTCACGCTGTTCCTGTAGCAGTTCCTAAGCCAGTTCCTTACACCGTTCCCCAGCCGTACCCAGTGTACGTTGAGAAACCGGTTCCTGTAGCCGTTCCTAAGCCAGTAGTCGTGAAAACCCCGGTGGCGGTTCATGCCGCTCCAGCTTACAGTTATCCTGTGGGAGTGGCTTCATACCCCGCTACTTATGGCTCCTATGGTTCTTATGGATACCCAGCCACCTATGGAGGATACAGCTCGTATCCATCAAGCTATGGATATGGAACTCCATTGGTCCATGGAGTGGCCTCCAGCTACAGCCTGGGACATGCAGTGAGCACTGGTTACTCCGGATATCATGGAGCTTACTGA